A window of the Acidovorax sp. YS12 genome harbors these coding sequences:
- a CDS encoding ClbS/DfsB family four-helix bundle protein has protein sequence MAVPQSKAELLDAVRSSYQRLLADLASVPPGRAHEATLEGHAQGTQMSVSDLVAYLIGWNLLVLKWCDARAKGQPVDFPETGFKWNELGRLAQKFYADHADQDYPALLRQFAQVHARIVALVEASDDAALYGVPWYGKYTQGRMIQFNTSSPYTNARGRLRKWKKAHGIA, from the coding sequence ATGGCGGTGCCACAAAGCAAGGCGGAACTGCTGGACGCGGTACGCTCCAGCTACCAGAGGCTATTGGCCGATCTGGCCAGTGTGCCCCCGGGGCGTGCCCATGAGGCCACGCTGGAAGGCCACGCCCAGGGCACGCAGATGAGTGTCTCTGACCTGGTCGCCTATCTGATCGGCTGGAACCTGCTCGTGCTCAAGTGGTGCGATGCGAGGGCCAAGGGGCAGCCGGTCGATTTCCCCGAGACGGGTTTCAAGTGGAACGAGTTGGGGCGCCTGGCGCAGAAGTTCTACGCGGACCATGCGGATCAGGACTATCCAGCCCTGCTGCGGCAATTCGCGCAGGTGCATGCCCGTATCGTGGCGCTGGTGGAGGCCAGCGACGATGCCGCACTGTACGGCGTACCTTGGTACGGGAAGTACACACAGGGGCGGATGATCCAGTTCAACACTTCCTCTCCGTACACCAATGCACGTGGCCGGCTGCGCAAGTGGAAGAAGGCCCACGGTATTGCCTGA
- a CDS encoding class I SAM-dependent methyltransferase, which yields MDIPRIFSITESAHRIHNPITPDKLATLGAALRLAPGGRILDLGSGSGEMLCTWARDHGVTGTGIDMSPLFTEQAQHRAKELGVADRVEFIHGDAAGHVAGQKVDVAACVGATWIGGGVAGTIELLARSLRPGGIILVGEPYWRQLPPTDDIAKGCLATATADFLVLPELLASFARLGYDVVEMVLADQDGWDRYEAAKWLTMRRWLAANPDDGFAQEVRTQLASEPVRYATYTREYLGWGVFALMAR from the coding sequence ATGGACATCCCCCGAATATTCAGCATCACCGAGAGCGCACACCGCATCCACAACCCGATCACACCGGACAAGCTCGCCACGCTCGGGGCCGCGCTGCGCCTGGCCCCGGGGGGCCGGATACTTGATCTCGGCAGTGGTTCGGGCGAGATGCTGTGTACCTGGGCGCGCGACCACGGCGTCACTGGCACCGGCATCGACATGAGTCCGTTGTTCACCGAACAGGCGCAACACCGCGCAAAAGAACTCGGCGTCGCCGATCGGGTCGAGTTCATCCACGGCGATGCCGCCGGCCATGTGGCCGGCCAGAAGGTGGATGTGGCTGCCTGCGTCGGCGCCACGTGGATCGGCGGCGGCGTCGCCGGCACCATCGAGTTGCTGGCCCGCAGCCTGCGACCTGGGGGAATCATCCTCGTCGGCGAGCCCTATTGGCGGCAGTTGCCACCCACGGACGACATTGCCAAGGGCTGTCTTGCCACGGCGACCGCGGATTTTCTTGTGCTGCCCGAACTGCTCGCGTCGTTCGCCCGCCTGGGCTACGACGTGGTGGAGATGGTGCTGGCCGATCAGGACGGCTGGGACAGGTACGAGGCGGCCAAATGGCTGACCATGCGCCGCTGGCTGGCGGCGAACCCGGACGACGGCTTCGCGCAGGAGGTTCGCACCCAGCTGGCATCGGAGCCCGTGCGCTATGCCACCTACACGCGCGAATACCTGGGCTGGGGGGTGTTCGCGCTGATGGCTCGCTGA